The nucleotide sequence ATCCGGTAGTCGCCTCTTTGCTTAATGTTGGAGGGTTGTGGGTTCTTTACACCACTGACTTATATACGGCGATGCATCAGAACATTCTCCTTCACTTATTTGTTCACATACACGTATTTTTGGCTGGCTATCTTTTTACTGCCGCCATGATTTATATTGATCCAATGCCCCATAGAAAAAGTTTTATATATAGAGCGATTGTGCTGATTATCGCTCTAGCTGGTCATGGCATCTTATCTAAGTATATTTATGCGCATCCTCCGATTGGTGTTGCCGAAGGGCAAGCAAAAGCTGGAGGGATCTTAATGTACTATGGCGGCGATGCAATTGATCTGATACTTGTTTTTATTCTTTGTCTGCAATGGTACAGATCGGCTCGTCCTAGAGAGTATGTAGAGGGAAGGATACCGGAAGCTACCTAAATAGTCTCAAGAAGGTGGACAAGGGGATCGTTAACTTTGGCTCACCTTCTTTTTCTTAGGGCTTACTAATAAATTTGCGTTTTTAACGTACATACTATGGGAAATGAAATAGGTAAAGAAAGCGGAAAAAGATTCGAGAATAAGAAAGGGGAGGACAGTGTGAATGAATTCTTACGATTGTTGAAATCCGGAAGTAAATCGGCTTTATGGGCAACAATTGTTAATACGATTGTTGCTCTTATTAAAACGGCAGCTTACCTCATTACAGGAAATGTCGCTATGTTTGCTGAAATGATGCATAGCTTTGGAGATGCAGCGAATCAGTTGTTCGTTTTTATCGGTTCCTCATTAAGTAAAAAAGCCCCGACGGAAAGATTTCCAGGAGGGTTTGGCCGGTTAGTCAATCTTGTGCTTTTAGGTGCTGTGTTAGTTGTAGGTGTATTGGCTTATGAAACTATTAAGGAAGGTGTTCATCATATTTCAGAGGCAGCCCATTCTGAAGACTGGCTCTGGTTAAATATTGCTGTGCTTGGAGCGGCTGCCGTCTTAGAAGCCACCGTTCTTTATAAGGCAATGAAAGAAATTACAGAGCATCTCCCTCCAGAAAAAGTCAAAGGTTTTAGAATGATCCCTGAGAGCTATAAGCATGTAAAAAGTGCCAAGCCAGCCACAAAGCTAGTCTTTTTAGAAGATAATGTGGCTGTTGGCGGTGCGCTGCTTGCTTTGATTGCTATTATTATCGCTACTTATACACCCTTTCACAGCGCTACAGGATATGCCTCCATTATTATTGGAGTGATGCTGATCTTAGTTGTCGGTCGGATATTTTTGGATAATGCGGCAGGAGCGCTTGGCGTCGCAGATGTTAAACTGCAAGCAAAAATTGGCGCTCGGGTTCTTCAGCATCCACAAGTGAAAGATATTCAAGACTTAGATGTGATTAAAGAAGGGGACGACTTTCATGTGGAGCTCCGGCTGGAAGTAGATCCAGAAATGACAATTAAAGTAGCAGATGATATTCGAGATCATATTGAAGAAAATATTAAGAAAAACGTAGCCAATGTGACAGATGTGATTATTGAATTTGATGAAGATGATCGTGTCACTACGTGGCCTGGTCCAGTGAAGTAAGCGGCTTTTCTGTTTACTTGCGGGAAGAGGGGATCATGTTTCGAATTAGCGCTTGACACAAGTTATGTACTGAATTATTATATTAGTATAAACTCAATATTCCTTTTAAGGGGAGTAGCTTTTACAGCAAAGTCGTCATTACAGAGCAGACCGCTCTCGGCTTTGTTGGCAGCGATGAACGTTGTTAGCAAGACCTTACCAAACGGTAGAGGTCTTTTTTGTTGTATAAGGCCTGTACCGATGGTGGTACAGGCCTTTTTAGTTTACCTGCTAAGTGTGTGTAACTAACCAGTCTATTAAGTGAGGAGGGAAAACATGAAGAAAGATGTTTATTATTCCAACGAGCGGTGGAAAAGAACGAAGAATAGCTAAAAGATCAGTCTTCTATAAAAAAATTGAGAAGAAATTGGAAGAGAAATATGCAGACACTGTAAACGGCCAGCAAGCTGGCTGACTCGCCTACAAAAATAAACGTACATGGAGGGTTTTTATATGTTTAAAAAAATAATGGCAGCAATGTTAGTGTTCGGTTTGTGTTTAGCTCCCGTCGGACATGTGATGGATCATAACTCTCAGGTGGCAAGCGCTAAATCATACAAATCCGGAAAAAGATCCTACAGTCCGCCTGCCAGCAATAGCCCGTCACTTTTTAAGAAAAATCAAGATCAGCAAGTCAACAAACAGAAATCAACTACTAATTATTCAAAGAAATCAACGGCTTCCAAATCAAATAGAGGCGGTTTTCTAAAAGGTCTGTTTCTTGGAGGGGTAGCTGGTTTATTATTTGGAAGTCTGCTTGGTAACCTAGGCTTTTTAGGTTCCATGCTCGGGTTTTTGGTCAACATGATTGTTCTTATTGCCATTGTGATGGTGATCCGGAAAATTGTTGTTTCCTTGTTTAAAAACAAGCAGAGGGGCCATGATTCATGGAACAGATAAAGATTTCTGAGCAAGATATCATTAATGCTCTTTGCTTATATATATCAGACAAGAAGGAAGTGTCTCCTTATGAGGTTGATATGGAACTGATGTTTGATGACGAATATGGATTTTCGGCTGAATCCCATGTGGCAGGCCGGAAGCAAATTTTAGCGACTGTCAGTATAATTGAAGCTATTCGCTTTTGGCTCGACACCGAATTGCATGTGGACCCATTCGCGGCAGGAATTGAATTAGTACTTGATGATCATGAAGGAATTATTGCCTGGGTTAGATAATAAAAAAATGCCCCTTGCTGTTTTTAGCAGCAGGGGTTATTTTTCGCTTTGGACAGGGAGTGGAGGAGAATATTTATCAGCTATATGCACACAGTTACGGCCGTTTTCTTTAGAAGTGTATAACGCTTGGTCAGCCGCCTCCAAGAGGGTATCAAGTGTATCTGTACGGGCCTGCACAGCAGCAACTCCAAAGCTTGCAGTAACAGAAAGAGATTCTTTGCTTGTTTCCAAAGGAGAAGCAGCAAGATGGGCACGGATGCTTTCTGCTCTTTTGCTCGCCTCATTAATATCTATATCAGGCAAACAAATGACAAATTCTTCCCCGCCATACCGGCCAAAAATGTCTGTTGGCTGCAGATGCTTTTGACAGATTGATACGACGTGGCGAATGGCTGAATCACCAATGCTGTGACCATAGCGGTCGTTGATTTTTTTAAAATAATCAATATCAAAGAGAAGAACAGACAGTGGTTTATTTGCTTTAATCGATTGCTCTAAATACTGCTCGCTTCTCTTGATGAAATAGGAACGGTTATAAATTTGGGTTAGCCCATCGGTATAGGCCAGTCTTTTTAATTGTTTTTCCAGCATTTTTTGAGCAGTAATATCACTTAAAACGATGATGCTGCCGACCACCGTTTTTCCGGCTTTGAATATAGGTGTGATTCGAACGTAATAATATTTATCGTTTTCTTCGTTCAACCACTCAAATGACCGTTCTCTTTCCGGGATATCATTCTCATAAAAAGTGAGCTCGCTTCCCTCATCTCTCCAGAGTAATTCAACGTTTTTCCCGACAGATGAAGCATTAAGCCTAAAGAGAATGCTTTCAGCGGCTTCGTTATAGTCTACGATTTGATAGGCTGTATTTACAACAAGTACGCCATCCCGCATGCTTTCAAAAACTCGGTCTCTTGCTATCGGCGATAGGGAGAGCAGCTTAAAGGAAAAGATCGCCCAGAGATATAAAGCAGAGGTAAAGCACATGACGACAGGTACTGGGTCCATTCCATGGGGAGAAAGGCCAACTAAGTATAAAAAGGAAGAAATCATTGGAATAACAAGACCCAATAGCAAGGGAGAAATTTGCTTCCAATAAACGGCTTTTGTCCGCTTCCAATACCATAATAAAATACATACACCGAGCAGGAGACAACCAAATGTATAGCTGCCATGCACGATATACCAAGGTCCAGCAACCATATCAGCCAGTGCATAGTTTTCGTTTGGACGTAAATAGACAGAGCGGTAAAATAGATGGTGAAAATTATTTGTTAAACACATAAAAGAAGTAATGAATGGAATTAAAAAGAGAACTAAAAGTTGTTTTAACTTGAGAAATTTATCTAATCCTGCATACTGCAAAACTAGAATGAGACAGCATGGAGAGATAAAGGGCAATCCTAGGTACTGGAACTTCAACCAAAAAGAAATTTCTGTCAGAGTGCTGCTTGCCAGTTCAAAAGCATGTCCAAATGTGTAGATGGCTGAAAAAAATGACATCCAAATAAACGTTGTACTGCTGGAAGATAAGTGCCGTTTAACATAGGCATAGATTGTCAGAATAATGGATAAAACACCTGATACAGAGACAATAACAATATAACGGAAGATTTCTGAATTCATCGTCCAACTCCGAAAGTAGAATAAATAGATTGTTTCTCTCTATTATTGAAGTATTATAACAAAGTTTTTGTCAATTATATTAAAAACTTAGAAACATTAAGATAGTTTACAGTTCATTTATTGACATATGCTTTTCACCATTGCCTCTTTATAAGAATGGAGGAGAGGGAAACAGACAACCACCCCTATCTAAAGAGAAAGGGCTGATTCATGATCCGGCCGTTATATTTTTGTTTTAGATAGTAAGAAGTAGATGGCTATGGAAGTTGATGCTATGATATTTTTATGTTTATTATGTGTAGTGGAGGGTTTGGAATGTTGACGATTAAGGAAATTGCTGAAATGGCAAAAGTCTCAAGATCAACTGTTTCGCGTGTATTAAATGATTCAGGCTATGTGAGTGAAGAGGCACGCAATCGTGTTTTAGCAGTAATTGAGGAGACTGGGTACATGCCGAGTCAGCATGCAAAGGCACTTCGGACAAAAAGAACGAAGGTAATTGGAGTGATCCTCCCGAAAATTAGCACGGAAACTTCAGGGCGTGTAGTAAACGGACTGAATGAAGTGTTTCAAGAGCAAGGGTATCAAATTCTTTTAACAACAACAAATCTCGATCCTCAAAAAGAGATTGAATACTTGCGTCTATTAAAGAGCAGACAAGTAGACGGAATTGTTTTAATTGCTACTAATGTCAATTCAGAGCTAGTGGCAGAGATCAGTCAGCTGAACATTCCATTTGTAGCGATCGGCCAGGACATCCCGCATGCCTCTAGTGTGATATTTGACGATTGTCATGCAGCCAAAGAAATAGCAAAGCGTCTTATTCTGAAAGGGTATAAAAATATCGCATTTATCGGTGTGGATGAATCAGACCCCTCTGTAGGTATCCAGCGTAAGCGAGGATTTACAGAGGCACTGAAAGAGCATAAGCTTCCTGTTTATCCAGAATGGATGGAGCAAGCAGATTTTAATATTTCTTCTGGTTTTGAAGCAATGAAAGAAATTATGGGCAGGTCTACAGAAGATAGCCGCCCTGATGCAGTTTTTGCGGTGACGGACCGGATAGCGATCGGCGCTATGCAATACTTAAAGGAAGCAGGGTATAGCATCCCTAAAGAAATAGCCATTGCTGGTATGGGAGCTGCTGATATTTCTAAGTATGTCCAGCCTGCTTTAATGACAATAGATTTTGGAAATGAACGGGCGGGACAGGAGGCAGCTGTTATTCTATTAGAACAAATTGAAAAAAACAGTGAAGGCCAAAAAAAATTAATTTTGAACTATAGAGTAATTGAAGGCAATAGTGTATAATAATTATGAAATCGATTTCATAGACTAATACCAACCGTTATTTTTAATGGTTTGAAGGTACCGAAGGCGGTGCCCGGTTTAATAAGCTATCATTGAGTCGTTGTTTTATCGTGATTGTTTTCTTTTTAGAGGAATCGGCTTTATCTTTTTACAGAGCAAAATCGATTCCTTGTATTTTTTTACCTTGTGGGATCGATTCCACAAGGTGGCTAACTTCTAATTATTGAGGGCATGGATGACTAAAAAAGGGGTGTGAAAGTATGGCTGATAATCGCCAGATAGCTGCAGAAATTATTGAGGCCGTTGGTGGACAGGAAAATATAGTGTCAGCTGCTCATTGTGCTACACGCTTAAGAATGATGTTAAAAGACGTAGAAAAAGTTGATCAAGAAAAAGTAGAGAATATCGAAAGGGTTAAAGGAGCCTTTTTTAATTCAGGTCAATACCAGGTTATCCTCGGTACAGGAACAGTCAACAAAATTTATGAAGAAGTGATCCGGTTGGGTGTTGAAAGTTCATCTAAAGGGGAGCAAGCGAAAGAAGCCGCTAAAAGCGGAAATGCTTTCCAAAGAGCTATTCGGTTATTCGGCGATGTGTTTGTTCCGATTATCCCTGCCCTTGTAGCAACAGGGCTATTTATGGGAGTCCGCGGTCTGATTATGCAGGAACAAATTCTTTCTTTGTTTGGTATAACACCTGATCATGTTCCAGAAAACTTTATTTTATTTACACAAGTGTTAACAGATACTGCTTTTATCTTTTTACCAGCATTAGTTGCCTGGTCCACATTTAGAGTATTTGGCGGTTCACCGATCATCGGTTTAGTTTTAGGTCTGATGCTTGTCAGTCCATCCTTGCCAAATGCCTGGGAAGTGGCTGGCGAGCAGGCAGAAGCGATTAAATTTTTTGGTTTTATCCCTGTTGTAGGTTATCAGGGATCTGTGCTGCCGGCGTTTATCGCAGGAATTATAGGGGCAAAGCTTGAACAACAAATTCGCAAACGTGTTCCTGATACGTTTGATCTAATTGTGACACCCTTTTTAACATTGCTCATAATGATTATGTTAGCTTTGTTCGTTATTGGCCCTATTTTTCATAGTGTAGAAGAAATTATTTTAAATGCGACCGTGGCTGTTTTAAAATGGCCATTTGGAATTAGTGGTTTTATCATTGGCTTCCTAAATCAAATTATTGTTGTCACGGGAGTCCACCATGTATTCAATATGCTAGAAATTCAGCTGCTTGAGAAATTCGGAAACAATCCATATAACGCTATTGTTACTTGTTCAGTTGCTGCACAAGGAGGAGCTGCATTAGCAGTAGGATTGAAAACAAAGTCTAAAAAACTGAAAGCATTGGCTCTTCCATCCTCATTATCTGCACTATTAGGCATTACAGAACCGGCTATTTTTGGTGTCAACTTGCGCTATTTTAAACCATTCGTCATGGGGCTGATTGGAGGCGGTGTAGGCGGGTTTCTTGCCTCGCTCTTTGGCTTGAAAGGCACGGGAATGGCCATCACTGTTATTCCAGGCACCCTACTCTATCTAAATGGGCAAATTGTTCTTTACTTACTTGTTAATGTTGCAGCCATTGCTGTTGCCTTTATATTAACTTGGATGTTTGGATTCAATGATAAGATGTTGAAAAGCCAAAAATAACTCTATCTATTTTGATTGAAAAGGGGAATATCCTGTGAAAAAAGGACTGCTCACGCTTGGCGAAGCTTTGGTCGATTTTATCCCGATGGACTCTGAGAACATGGCATATATAAAAAGCCCTGGCGGCGCTCCAGCCAATGTAGCGGTTGGAGCTGCTCGTCTAGGGATGAGAGCAACCTTTATCGGAAAAGTAGGCAAGGACGTGTTAGGCGTTTTTTTGAAGGAAACGCTCAAAAAATATGGAGTAGATATTTCCGCTGTCATCCTGACAGAACGCTATCGTACAGGACTTGTATTTGTCACGTTAGATGAAATAGGAGAGCGCAGTTTTAGTTTTTATATAAAAGAAAGCGCTGATTTCTTTCTGGAAAAATCGGAAATAAAAGAAAAGTGGTTTATTGATAAAAAAATTTTCCACTTCGGAACGATCTCTCTTTTAAAAGAGCCAGCGAGCATGGCTACACTGCAGGCACTTTCCTATGCAAAGAAGCACGGATTGATTGTTTCATTCGATCCAAATGTCCGCTTGGCTTTATGGGAGAATGAGGAGCGGCTTAGACATATGATCTTTAAGATGATGGCAGAAGCAAACGTGTTAAAGCTGTCTGAGGAGGAGCTATTGTTTTTAACAGGGGACACAGATATAAACACGGTTAAAAGCTGGATCAAAGAATATGATCTTTCACTTGTTTGTTTAACGAAGGGGGCACAAGGGAGTATTGTATTCACAAAAAATGGATGGGCTGAAATAGGGGCGCTGCCGGTGAATGCCGTTGATACAACGGGCGCTGGGGATGCCTTCGTCTCCGGCTTGCTTTATGGTCTTAACGAACGGACGGAGGGAATCCATTCGATTTCATTGGAGGAGGCAGCAGATCTCGCCCGTTTCGCTTCTGTATCCGGAGGGCTCGCCGCTTCACAAAAAGGTGCGATGACTGCGCTGCCTACACTGAAAGAAGTTCGAAAAACTTTAACAAAAAATAGGAGTTTATAATGAATCAACAAGAGTTACTTGGTCGTTTATCTGAGAAGATAAAAGAAAACGAGAAGCAGAGAAAAAATGATCCCTATCGTCTTCAATTTCATCTTATGCCGCCGATCGGGTTGCTAAATGATCCGAATGGGCTCATTCAGTATAAAGATAAATATCATGTTTTCTATCAATGGAATCCATTTGAAACATCACATGGACCAAAGTTTTGGGGGCATTATACCTCTGATGATTTAGTTCATTGGGAGGATCATCCTCCAGCACTGATACCGACAGAATGGTATGAGCGAAACGGCTGTTATTCTGGAAGTGCCATTGAAGTCGGGGGGAAGTTACTCTTATTTTACACTGGGAATGTAAAAGATGAAGCAAAGCGAGAAACATACCAATGCGTAGCTGTCTCCGATAACGGAATGGATTTTGCAAAGGAAGGACCGGTTATTTTTCTTCCTGATGGCTTTACTCCCCACTTTCGTGACCCGAAGGTGTGGAGAAGAAATGATAGCTGGTACATGGTGGTTGGCGCACAAACCTGTGAGAAGGAAGGAGCAGTAGTGCTTTTTTCATCGATAGATTTGCAGCATTGGGAGTATAGAGGACCAATTGCGGGAAGCTATATGAATGGTTTGAATGCTTTCGGGTATATGTGGGAGTGTCCGGATTTTTTTCAAATAGGTTCGAAAGATATTTTACTAGTCTCACCTCAAGGGCTGGAGCCGAGTGGGTACCACTATCAAAATTTGTTTCAGTCTGGTTATTTCATTGGGGAATGGAAGGTGGGTACCACAGAGTTTAATCATGGAGATTTTTTGGAGCTAGATCGCGGATTTGATTTTTATGCACCGCAGACGTTTGAGGATGAAAAGAGAAGAAGGATTATGTTTGGATGGATGGGAATAACCGATGAAAATGAATCTTTCCAGCCCACAATTGAACAGGGATGGATCCACGCCTTAACAATCCCGCGCCAATTAATCTTAGAAGGAGAAAAGCTTTATCAAAAACCAGTTGAAGAACTGGTAAAGTTACGTAGAAAAAAAGATTTTCACGGTACAGTTTCTTTAAGAGATGGCGTAAACACATACGAGGAGATTCGCGGGGAGGTTAGCGAAGTCAAAGTAAGATTTGACTATGTCCATGCGGAAAAGGTAGAGATAGTTATTCGCAACAACGTCCATCTTTATTTTTATCCCGGTCAGGGCATCTTTACGTTGGAAAGGGAAGTGTTCAAAGGGGGAGCGTTCGAGAGTCGGACCTGTGAACTCTTGCAATTAAAAGACATGCATATTTTTTTAGATAGAAGCTCTATTGAAGTTTTTCTTAACGGAGGAGAGGAAGTGTTTACAGCTAGATTTTTGCCAATCCTGACAATCAATCCATTGTGTTTAAAGCAAGTGGACAGGTAGAGATGTTTGTTGAGAAATGGGAGCTAGGAGAATGAGTCATCCAGCACTGTATAGGTAAAAGGAGGAAAAAAAGTGTTCAAGAAAATGTTTGGCAAGAAGCAGGAACCACCAAAGACTGTTACTATACTCGCGCCAGTAAATGGCCGGCTGCTTTCTCTAAAGGAAGTACCCGATCCTGTTTTTTCGAGAAAAATGATGGGGGACGGCATGGCTATTGAACCTTCTGAAGGGAAAATTGTCTCACCTGTCAAAGGAGAGGTTGTTTTAGTGTTCCCTACGAAGCATGCTATTGGCATTAAAGCAGAGAACGGCGCAGAGCTCCTCGTTCACATTGGGTTGGAAACTGTTTCAATGAACGGTGAAGGCTTTACAACCTATGTATCAGAAGGAGACAAAGTTGAACCTGGAGATACATTAGTCACATTTGATTTGCCGCTCGTTAAGGAAAAAGCAAAAAGCATTGTCACGCCGATCGTTGTAACGAATGCAGATGATATGGAAGCGATTGAGAAAGGAAATTTCAATGAAGTCACTAATAGTCAAAGCGAGATTATGACAGTGACTTGCTCTTAAGGAATAAATCCACCGGTTCAGACTGCTGACAAACAGCTCGTCTCCTTCATTGTCAGTTACTGTCATTGATCGAGGGAAGATATATCCATTAGGCCCTGCCTATATTCTAAAACAACTGCTGAAAGAAGGTAGTTGTTTTTTTAATTAAAAAGTAGCAGAAATCCTGATAATGGGGTCATTCTCAAAAAAGTGATATGATTTATAAGAGCAAACACACGTGGAAAATGTATACAGACTAAATCTTAGCCATAGAGGTGGAAGGACAATGAGCAAGATAGATTCTCGGCTTTACGACTATTTGGTTGATCACTCGAACGATATTACAGATAAGTGGCTAGCTGCAAGAGAAGAAAAGAAAGGCTCAGTTTATTCGGCTGATGTTGATGAGTCGATAGAAGAATTACTGCGAAAACAAAATCGGTTAACTAATTTAACGGTAGCTAGCACTCTTCTTGAAGAAAAAGAGACATTTAAGAAGCAAAAAGATCAATGGGCCCGGGAAGTAGCAGAAAGCAGAGTGGACAGCAATACGCCGATTCATGAAGTGCAGGCTGCGCTTCGTTCAGCAAGAACCGTGTATTGGCATTTTGTGAAGAAGTTTGTAGAGTTAAATAAGAACGAAGTGACTCATGAGGATATTGTAAGGTGGGGAACGGTTCTGCATGCGGCGTTTGATGATCTGAATATTAAATTCTCTGAAATGTATTTTAGATTGATGATGAGAAGACTCTCGGCTCAGCAGAGTTTAATTGAAGAATTGGGCTCCCCTGTTATTCCGATTGCGGCTTCTAAAGGAATACTGCCGTTAGTTGGTGATATCGATACGGTGCGTGCCAAGAGCATTTTAGAACAAATACCTGAAAAGTGTGTAGAAGCAAAAATTTCTCATCTATTCATTGACTTATCTGGCGTATCGATTATTGACACGATGGTTGCCCATCAGATTTTTCAAATCATCCAGGTTCTAAGCTTATTGGGCATTAAGTCAACCATGACAGGAATCCGGCCAGAAATTGCTCAAACGGCCGTACAGCTGGGTATCGATTTTTCTGGAGTAGACTCATTTAGCTCCTTGCAGCAAGCATTAGGAAAGCACTCATCCGAAAAGTTAGGTGAGTGATCAGCTGATGGCAGAAAGAGCTAAGTAACGAGTCGGAAGCAAGAATGAATAATCACGAACTCAGGAGGGCTGTGCATGTTTATCGCTGGACAAAAGGATATGCAGCAGATGGATGAGTATACAATAGGAAAGATTGGGCTTCCCGGTGTTGTCTTGATGGAAAACGCGGGAGCGAAGATAGCTGAAGAGGTTCTTTCAGCTTCTTGCTACGAGCATTCGAAAGTAATTGTGCTCGCCGGGGGAGGAAACAATGGCGGAGATGGTTTTGTCGTTACCCGCAAGCTATTTGATCAAGGGCTGAAGCCTCTTCTTTGCCTGTTGGTCAACCCTGAACGTGTAAAAGGTGATGCCAAAATCCATCTGGAAGCCTATGTTAACCGGGGACTGCCCATTTTTTATCTTCATGAGCAAGGATTGGACAGGCTTCAAAATCATTTAAACGAGGCTGATATTATTGTAGATGCGATGTTAGGAACGGGGATAAATGGCCCGGTCAGAGAGCCTTTTCTTCAAGTGATTTCCATGGTCAACGAGCATGCTGGAAAGCGCTGCATTATCTCTATTGATCTCCCATCAGGTCTAAATAGTGATAACGGAAAAGTAGAGGGGGCAGCTGTGCAAGCTTCTAAGACGATCAGCTTTGTATTCCCGAAAAAAGGATTCTTTTTGAATGATGGTCCGGATTGCATTGGAGAATGGAAGGCAGTGGATATTTCTGTTCCACCTTCAGCGGCACCCATTCTAGGCCTCTCGATGCCACGGTTAATTACCGAATCGCTCGTCAGGGCCAGCCTGCCGAGACGGCCGGCAACTGGCCATAAGGGAACGTTCGGTCATGTTCTTGTAGCAGGGGGCTCCCGCCAGTACATAGGGGCACCTGTTTTTTCAGCTATAGCATCGCTGCGCAGCGGGGCCGGGTTAACCACGATGGCTGTACCCGAAAACATTTATCCAATGGTTGCAGCCAAGCATCCAGAACTATTATTTTTGCCGTTGCCAGAAAAGAATGGTCATTTTTCAATAGAAGCGATTAGTGAAATGGCCCCACGCCTTCATGAATTTGA is from Bacillus sp. PK3_68 and encodes:
- a CDS encoding NAD(P)H-hydrate dehydratase; the protein is MFIAGQKDMQQMDEYTIGKIGLPGVVLMENAGAKIAEEVLSASCYEHSKVIVLAGGGNNGGDGFVVTRKLFDQGLKPLLCLLVNPERVKGDAKIHLEAYVNRGLPIFYLHEQGLDRLQNHLNEADIIVDAMLGTGINGPVREPFLQVISMVNEHAGKRCIISIDLPSGLNSDNGKVEGAAVQASKTISFVFPKKGFFLNDGPDCIGEWKAVDISVPPSAAPILGLSMPRLITESLVRASLPRRPATGHKGTFGHVLVAGGSRQYIGAPVFSAIASLRSGAGLTTMAVPENIYPMVAAKHPELLFLPLPEKNGHFSIEAISEMAPRLHEFDSIAVGPGMSRFSDGEKWIRKLIKSLPSQPVVVDADALYLIRNEWDIVREYEGHVIFTPHPGEMARLLNTTVKEIEADRLGIASAFAEEHQLYLLLKGHRSVIATPNGEVYINPIGNSALGKGGSGDVLTGMIASFLAQGAQPLEALISASYLHARSGEEKAKALSHYGVMPFDMIDGVCEQLREIEQRESQP
- a CDS encoding STAS domain-containing protein codes for the protein MSKIDSRLYDYLVDHSNDITDKWLAAREEKKGSVYSADVDESIEELLRKQNRLTNLTVASTLLEEKETFKKQKDQWAREVAESRVDSNTPIHEVQAALRSARTVYWHFVKKFVELNKNEVTHEDIVRWGTVLHAAFDDLNIKFSEMYFRLMMRRLSAQQSLIEELGSPVIPIAASKGILPLVGDIDTVRAKSILEQIPEKCVEAKISHLFIDLSGVSIIDTMVAHQIFQIIQVLSLLGIKSTMTGIRPEIAQTAVQLGIDFSGVDSFSSLQQALGKHSSEKLGE